In Nocardioides sp. zg-1228, a single window of DNA contains:
- a CDS encoding lysophospholipid acyltransferase family protein — MPEEARRPAGDDAVVIPIGTGGRPGRGTGRARPSSAARDLAPSPRRSGGSGTAGKPTGKAAGKAAGKAAGKAAGKATPGPEHAAGAAASAPGDEPRGAATGADEPAEAPTTGIPLGDWVAAFQGAAHEVFGADWERRLAELMAFCRRRLEGDYEVDDYGFDSELTERFFMAALRPVAEKWFRLEVRGLDNLPTEGGALVVSNHSGTVPLDGLMTMLTVHDRTGRFLRPLGADLLFRLPFVSSLARKGGATLACTEDAERMLSGGELVGVWPEGFKGIGKPFSERYRLQRFGRGGFVSAALRTGVPIIPLSVVGAEEIYPMVGNVPSLARLLGLPYIPITPFFPWLGPLGLVPLPSKWILEFGEPIRTDAYEPGEADDPMLVFNVTDQVRETIQHTLFSLLRERGGVFGQEPG; from the coding sequence GTGCCCGAGGAAGCCCGGCGCCCCGCCGGCGACGACGCCGTCGTCATCCCGATCGGCACCGGCGGCCGACCCGGCCGCGGCACCGGCCGCGCCCGGCCGTCCTCGGCCGCGCGCGACCTGGCCCCGTCCCCGCGCAGGTCCGGCGGGAGCGGGACGGCCGGCAAGCCGACGGGCAAGGCGGCGGGCAAGGCGGCGGGCAAGGCGGCGGGCAAGGCGGCGGGCAAGGCGACGCCCGGCCCGGAGCACGCGGCGGGCGCCGCCGCCAGCGCCCCGGGTGACGAGCCACGCGGTGCGGCGACCGGGGCCGACGAGCCCGCCGAGGCCCCGACCACCGGGATCCCGCTCGGCGACTGGGTGGCGGCGTTCCAGGGCGCGGCCCACGAGGTCTTCGGCGCCGACTGGGAGCGACGCCTCGCCGAGCTGATGGCGTTCTGCCGCCGGCGCCTCGAGGGCGACTACGAGGTCGACGACTACGGCTTCGACAGCGAGCTGACCGAGCGGTTCTTCATGGCCGCGCTGCGCCCGGTGGCGGAGAAGTGGTTCCGGCTCGAGGTGCGCGGGCTCGACAACCTGCCCACCGAGGGCGGTGCGCTCGTGGTCTCCAACCACTCCGGCACGGTGCCCCTCGACGGGCTGATGACGATGCTGACCGTGCACGACCGCACCGGCCGGTTCCTGCGCCCGCTCGGGGCCGACCTGCTCTTCCGGCTGCCGTTCGTCAGCTCGCTGGCACGCAAGGGCGGCGCCACCCTCGCCTGCACCGAGGACGCGGAGCGGATGCTGTCCGGCGGCGAGCTCGTCGGGGTCTGGCCGGAGGGCTTCAAGGGCATCGGCAAGCCGTTCAGCGAGCGCTACCGGCTCCAGCGCTTCGGGCGCGGCGGGTTCGTCTCGGCGGCGCTGCGCACCGGCGTGCCGATCATCCCGCTGTCGGTGGTCGGCGCCGAGGAGATCTACCCCATGGTCGGCAACGTGCCGTCGCTGGCGCGGCTCCTCGGGCTGCCCTACATCCCGATCACGCCGTTCTTCCCGTGGCTGGGCCCGCTCGGCCTGGTGCCGCTGCCCTCCAAGTGGATCCTGGAGTTCGGTGAGCCGATCCGCACCGACGCCTACGAGCCGGGCGAGGCCGATGACCCGATGCTGGTCTTCAACGTCACCGACCAGGTGCGCGAGACCATCCAGCACACGCTGTTCAGCCTGCTCCGCGAGCGCGGCGGCGTCTTCGGCCAGGAGCCCGGCTAG
- a CDS encoding DUF5667 domain-containing protein: MTPAFPTRRRADEFEALLSRDAGRELTEREARQYAPLLDVVADLRDVPPVEPRPEFVAALRERLMAEADTVLAGPPAAPERLAMPAPSRTRRRTVGALLGGAALVGSAATMAVAAQSALPGESLYGVKRGIESAQVRLADDDAGRGRALLAQARTRLAEVEELAAGDAAGRDRLVPDTLDAFTDQSSEGVRSLLSAYEDTGSDRDAQLARDFTVTSMERLERLDGELPASARDALLAAGRTLADLDLEVSTTCRGCAGGITTTPEFLLTSTLDDLVAGLDVDDLSLEGAPISGQDLTGIRVPEALDPQQGVPTPGPSTSVRPTPTPSLPVPTGTVPTGTDPTTPEPTKPEPTRPVKDPTDGIPDPLTDTTDSLTDTTGALTGQLDDATGGALGGLTSGVDDATGGLIGEVTGTLDGLTGGTLGNATGGLLP; the protein is encoded by the coding sequence ATGACGCCCGCCTTCCCGACTCGTCGGCGCGCCGACGAGTTCGAGGCGCTCCTGTCGCGTGACGCCGGCCGCGAGCTCACCGAGCGTGAGGCCCGGCAGTACGCCCCGCTGCTCGACGTCGTCGCCGACCTGCGCGACGTGCCACCGGTGGAGCCGAGGCCCGAGTTCGTCGCGGCGCTGCGCGAGCGCCTGATGGCCGAGGCCGACACCGTCCTCGCCGGGCCGCCCGCGGCACCCGAGCGACTGGCGATGCCCGCCCCGTCGCGCACGCGCCGCCGCACCGTGGGTGCCCTGCTCGGCGGGGCCGCCCTCGTCGGCTCCGCGGCCACGATGGCCGTCGCTGCCCAGTCCGCCCTGCCGGGCGAGTCGCTCTACGGCGTCAAGCGCGGGATCGAGTCGGCCCAGGTGCGTCTCGCCGACGACGACGCCGGCCGTGGCCGGGCCCTCCTCGCCCAGGCCAGGACCCGGCTCGCCGAGGTCGAGGAGCTCGCCGCCGGCGACGCGGCCGGTCGCGACCGGCTCGTCCCCGACACCCTCGACGCGTTCACCGACCAGTCGAGCGAGGGCGTGCGCAGCCTGCTGTCGGCCTACGAGGACACCGGCAGCGACCGCGACGCGCAGCTCGCCCGCGACTTCACCGTCACGAGCATGGAGCGGCTCGAGCGGCTCGACGGAGAGCTGCCCGCCAGCGCCCGCGACGCCCTGCTGGCCGCCGGACGCACCCTCGCCGACCTCGACCTGGAGGTCAGCACCACCTGCCGCGGCTGCGCGGGCGGCATCACCACCACGCCGGAGTTCCTCCTCACCAGCACCCTCGACGACCTGGTCGCCGGCCTCGACGTCGACGACCTGAGCCTCGAGGGCGCCCCGATCTCCGGACAGGACCTCACCGGGATCCGGGTGCCCGAGGCGCTCGACCCGCAGCAGGGCGTGCCGACGCCCGGTCCCTCGACCTCGGTCAGGCCGACGCCGACCCCCTCGCTGCCCGTCCCGACCGGCACCGTCCCGACCGGCACCGACCCCACCACGCCGGAGCCGACCAAGCCGGAGCCGACCAGGCCGGTCAAGGACCCCACCGACGGCATCCCCGACCCGCTCACCGACACGACCGACAGCCTCACCGACACCACCGGCGCCCTCACCGGCCAGCTCGACGACGCCACGGGCGGCGCCCTGGGCGGGCTCACCTCCGGCGTCGACGACGCCACCGGCGGGCTCATCGGCGAGGTCACCGGCACCCTCGACGGGCTCACCGGCGGCACGCTCGGCAACGCGACCGGCGGGCTGTTGCCCTAG